The DNA segment GGGGACTCAGGGAGATACCGCTGGTCGGAGAGGGTGGAAAGACCGAGGTCGTCAAGGTCAACATGCAGGTTCACACTATCGACGGCTTCTCCGGCCACGCCGACAGGAGAGAGCTCATCAGCTATATAGCCAGGCTGAGACCGAGGCCTGAGAGGGTGATAACCGTCCACGGAGAACCACACAAGTGTCTTGACCTGAGCACCAGCATCCACAAGAAGTTCGGTATCTCAACGCGCGCCCCGAACAACCTGGATGCAATAAGGCTTAAGTGACCGTCCGAGTGATGCCCGATGCAGGTTCGATGTCCAAGCTGTGGGAGGCTCTACTCCTCCTTTATTCCCCCAACGTGCTCCTGCGGTGAGCCGCTCAGGATAGCGTACGACTATGAATCCGTGGACGTTTATTCATGGAAAGGGAGAAGGCCCGGTGTCTGGAAGTATCGGGAGCTTCTTCCCGATGTGGACCGTGTCATCAGCCTGAACGAGGGCGGAACGCCCCTTCTGAAGGCTAAACTCGGTGAGGAACTCGGTCTGAACGTCTTCATCAAAGACGAGACGAGGAATCCCACTGGCTCGTTCAGGGACAGGCTCATCACTGTGGCGGTCTCCTACGGCATTCCCCACGCAGAGAACGGTTTTGTTGTGGCCAGCAACGGAAACGCCGCCGCTTCCCTTTCGGCCTATGCCGCCCGGGCTGGGAAGCCTGCTTACACAGTCGTTCCAAAACTGGTTGAGCAGGGGAAGCTGAACCAGATAGTGGCTTTCGGTGCGAAGGTGATCCGCTACGGTGAGAGCGTTGATGAGGGCATAAGCTACGCGGAAGGATTGGCTGAGGGCAAGGGGCTCTACAACGTCACCCCCGAGAGCAACCTCGTCGGTTTGGAGGGGCAGAAGACGCTCGCCTTTGAGCTGTGGGAGGAGCTGAACCCGACCCACGTGGTGATCCCGACGGGAAGTGGAAGCAACCTCTACAGCATCTATAAGGGCTTTACCGAGCTCATGGAGATAGGTGCCATTGAGGAAATGCCCAGACTCATAGCGGTGCAGGCGGAGAAATGCTCCCCCATAGCGAGTGAGGTTCTGGGCGTCGAGCCGAGGGCGGAGCCGACCAAGGCGCTGGCGCTCTACGTGAAGAACCCCGTGATGAAGGAGCTGGCTTTGAAGGCCATAGGCGAGACCGACGGGACCGCTGTGCTAGTCGGCGAGGATGAGCTCGACCTTGGGCAGAGGTTGCTCGCCGGGGAGGGGATCTTTGCGGAGTACGCTTCGGCAGTGATAGTTCCTGCCCTGCTCAAGCTGGCCGAGGAAGGTTACTTTGAGAGGGACGACAGAATAGCGCTTATCGTGACCAGCTCTGGCCTCAAGGGACACTACGCTGAGACACGGGAAAAGTTCAGCATAGGGGGAACAAAGCTTGATATACTGAGACTTCTCAGCGGGAGGGTCATGTACGGCTATGAGATATGGGAGGCCCTTGAGAAGCCGCTCAAGTATCAGGCGGTTTACCAGCACCTCCGTGAGCTTGAGAGTCTGGGCCTAATAGACGAATCCCATAGAAGGGGCAGGCGCGTCTACTACAGGCTGACGGATAAAGGGCGCAGGTTCCTGGAGACACTATCTGAGTAACGGAAAGGTTTTAAAAGGTCTTTTTAAAGCTAAGCGTAGGTGAAGAACGTGGGGCTGGCAATTGAACACAAGTTTTCACTATCCGTTTACCTGTGGGGACTCATCTGTGGTCTGGTTAGTGGGGTTGCCGCCGCAAAGTTCCAGTACGGCTGGATGATAGGCATCGCCATGTTCCTGATCATCGACAAGGTAGTCATGGCCCTCATAAAGGAGCTGCCGCCCGACATCGAGGAGGAGCGCCTGATACTCAGGAAGGCCTTCTTTGGCTGGTTCCTGTTCTGGCTGTACTTCACCATGCTCAGCTACACCCTGATGGTCAACTTCCAGCCCCAGTTCTACTCAAACCAGAGCCTGCTTTATAAACTCACGCAGAACGGAACGGTGATGGGGTGAGCCTATGGAGGAGCTCAAGAGGGCGGTTGCCAAGGAGGCCCTGAAGTTCATTGAGGATGATATGGTAGTCGGCCTCGGCACAGGCTCCACTACTGCATACTTTATCGAGTATCTGGGCAAGCTCATTATGGAGGGGGAGCTTGAAGACGTTTACGGCATTCCCACGTCCTATCAGGCTAGGCTTCTCGCCCTTGAGAACGGCGTCCCGGTAGTCGGCCTGGACGAAGTCGATGCGATAGACATAGCCGTTGACGGCGCCGACGAAGTTGACCCCTATCTGAACCTCATAAAGGGCCGCGGTGCGGCGCTCACCATGGAGAAGATAATCGAATACCGCGCTGGAA comes from the Thermococcus thioreducens genome and includes:
- a CDS encoding pyridoxal-phosphate dependent enzyme, with translation MQVRCPSCGRLYSSFIPPTCSCGEPLRIAYDYESVDVYSWKGRRPGVWKYRELLPDVDRVISLNEGGTPLLKAKLGEELGLNVFIKDETRNPTGSFRDRLITVAVSYGIPHAENGFVVASNGNAAASLSAYAARAGKPAYTVVPKLVEQGKLNQIVAFGAKVIRYGESVDEGISYAEGLAEGKGLYNVTPESNLVGLEGQKTLAFELWEELNPTHVVIPTGSGSNLYSIYKGFTELMEIGAIEEMPRLIAVQAEKCSPIASEVLGVEPRAEPTKALALYVKNPVMKELALKAIGETDGTAVLVGEDELDLGQRLLAGEGIFAEYASAVIVPALLKLAEEGYFERDDRIALIVTSSGLKGHYAETREKFSIGGTKLDILRLLSGRVMYGYEIWEALEKPLKYQAVYQHLRELESLGLIDESHRRGRRVYYRLTDKGRRFLETLSE